The Stieleria maiorica genome includes the window ATCCCGCCTTGCCGAATTTGGCCGGTCAATTGCCGCCGCTTCGAATCGTCAACTTTGCCGCGGAGGCCGGTCGATGACGGCGATTCTGGGATTGTCCGCCTTCTACCACGATTCTGCCGCCGCGTTGTTGGTCGATGGTGAAGTCGTCGCCGCGGCACAAGAGGAACGGTTCACGCGCAAGAAACACGATGCCAGTTTCCCTACCCACGCGATCGACTTTTGTTTGAACCAAGCCGGCATCACCGCCGGCGAGTTGGACTACGTCGGCTTTTACGAAAAGCCGCTGCTGAAGTTTGACCGCTTGCTGGAAACGTACCTCTCGTTTGCCCCCCAAGGGTTCCGGTCGTTTTGGAAGGCGATGCCCGCGTGGATGACGGAAAAACTGCATCTGCGGCGTGAGATCCGACGCGGGCTCGGGAACGAATACCGGCGGCGGATCGCGTTCGGTCATCACCATCAGTCGCATGCCGCCAGCGCGTTCTACCCCTCGCCCTATGACCAGGCCGCCATCTTGACCATGGACGGCGTCGGCGAATGGGCTACGACGACGATGGGGATGGGGCGAGGCAGTTCGATTGAGTTGACCGACGAAATCCGATTCCCCCACTCACTCGGTCTGCTCTACTCGGCCTTCACCTACTACTGTGGTTTTCGAGTCAATTCGGGTGAGTACAAGCTGATGGGGCTGGCCCCCTACGGACGGCCCAAGTATGTCGACCTGATCAAGGATCGCTTGGTGACGATTCATGCCGATGGTTCCTTCCATTTGAATCTCGACTACTTCGGCTATTGTCAGTCGTTGCGGATGACGACGCCAAAGTTCCATCGTTTGTTGGGACGGTCGCCGCGGCAAAGGGACAGCGAGATCGAGGATCTGGATCGCGACTTGGCCGCTTCGGTGCAGGTGGTGACCGAAGAGATCGTGTTGCGGTCGGCGCGACATCTTCATGAAACGACGAAAGCCACCAACCTCTGCTTGGCCGGCGGCGTCGCACTCAATTGCGTCGCCAACGGACGCGTGCTTCGCGAAGG containing:
- a CDS encoding carbamoyltransferase family protein — encoded protein: MTAILGLSAFYHDSAAALLVDGEVVAAAQEERFTRKKHDASFPTHAIDFCLNQAGITAGELDYVGFYEKPLLKFDRLLETYLSFAPQGFRSFWKAMPAWMTEKLHLRREIRRGLGNEYRRRIAFGHHHQSHAASAFYPSPYDQAAILTMDGVGEWATTTMGMGRGSSIELTDEIRFPHSLGLLYSAFTYYCGFRVNSGEYKLMGLAPYGRPKYVDLIKDRLVTIHADGSFHLNLDYFGYCQSLRMTTPKFHRLLGRSPRQRDSEIEDLDRDLAASVQVVTEEIVLRSARHLHETTKATNLCLAGGVALNCVANGRVLREGPFDSIWIQPAAGDAGGALGIAQFIWHQLLGKPRRPLPCDSQRGSLLGPEYSSEQVRAVLDRHGAVYESITDTGELDRRAAALLADGMVVGRFAGRAEFGPRALGNRSILGDPRRSDMQSTMNLKIKFRESFRPFAPAVLLDHVGDYFALDDRQTSPYMLLVCQTKSDALPAVTHVDGSARVQTVDQEQNPRFEALLAEFYRQTGCPVLINTSFNVRGEPIVGSPDDAYRCFMKTHMDALVVGDCLLVKERQRGRMAE